In one Cyclopterus lumpus isolate fCycLum1 chromosome 22, fCycLum1.pri, whole genome shotgun sequence genomic region, the following are encoded:
- the LOC117751665 gene encoding gamma-aminobutyric acid receptor subunit rho-1-like isoform X1, which yields MQVDAVLVLFCVWLAGAAGRIPQSRGNKLETYKQSRSRRETSMDGDGGPRSGNPIYKRSPDMTKSLMTKSEQLLRIDDHDFTMRPAFGGPPIPVGVDVQVESLDTISEVDMDFTMTLYLRHYWKDERLSFPSTNNQSMTFDSRLVKKIWVPDMFFVHSKRSFIHDTTTDNVMLRVYPDGNVLYSLRVTVTAMCNMDLSRFPLDTQTCSLEIESYAYTDDDLMLYWKKGNESLNTDDRISLSQFLIQKFHTTTKLAFYSSTGWYNRLYIHFTLRRHIFFFLLQTYFPATLMVMLSWVSFWIDRRAVPARVPLGITTVLTMSTIITGVNASMPRVSYIKAVDIYLWVSFVFVFLSVIEYAAVNYLSTVQERKERKLRERLPCTCGIGNPDEMMIDPQITGYGSMDVNTTGNYGMPENGGRQDRMLSQVSLNDPQITGQVRPSRGYVNIWIDTHAIDKYSRVLFPGAYILFNIIYWSIYS from the exons ATGCAGGTGGATGCTGTCCTTGTTCTCTTCTGTGTTTGGCTCGCAGGTGCAGCTGGGAGGATTCCCCAGTCGAGGGGTAACAAGCTGGAGACCTACAAGCAGAGCAG GTCACGAAGAGAGACCAGtatggatggagatggaggtcCCAGATCTGgaaa ccCAATTTACAAGCGAAGTCCAGACATGACAAAATCTCTGATGACAAAATCTGAGCAACTCCTGAGAATTGACGACCATGATTTCACCATGAGGCCAGCATTCGGAG GTCCTCCAATTCCCGTTGGAGTGGATGTTCAGGTTGAAAGTCTGGACACCATCTCTGAGGTGGATATG GACTTCACCATGACACTGTACCTGCGTCACTACTGGAAGGACGAGCGTCTGTCTTTCCCGAGCACCAACAACCAGAGCATGACTTTTGACAGTCGCCTGGTGAAGAAGATTTGGGTTCCTGACATGTTCTTTGTCCACTCCAAGCGCTCTTTTATCCACGACACCACCACCGATAACGTCATGCTGAGGGTTTACCCTGACGGCAACGTCCTCTACAGCCTCAG AGTCACTGTCACCGCCATGTGCAACATGGACCTCAGTCGCTTCCCTCTGGACACTCAAACCTGCTCGCTGGAGATCGAGAGCT ATGCATACACAGACGACGACCTGATGTTGTACTGGAAGAAAGGCAACGAATCCCTGAACACGGACGACAGAATATCTCTGTCCCAGTTCCTCATTCAGAAATTTCACACCACCACCAAGCTGGCTTTCTACAGCAGCACAG GCTGGTACAATCGTTTGTACATCCACTTCACCCTGCGGCGccacatcttcttcttcctgctgcagacCTACTTCCCCGCTACTCTGATGGTCATGCTGTCCTGGGTTTCCTTCTGGATTGACCGCCGGGCCGTCCCTGCCAGGGTGCCACTAG GCATCACCACAGTGCTGACCATGTCCACCATCATTACCGGGGTCAATGCCTCCATGCCGCGGGTCTCCTACATCAAGGCAGTGGATATTTACCTCTGGGtcagttttgtctttgtcttcctgTCGGTGATAGAGTACGCGGCAGTCAACTACCTCTCCACCGtacaggagaggaaagagaggaaactGAGGGAGAGA CTGCCGTGTACATGCGGCATTGGCAACCCAGACGAGATGATGATCGACCCCCAGATCACAGGCTACGGTTCCATGGATGTCAACACCACAGGGAATTATGGGATGCCAGAGAACGGCGGTCGCCAGGATCGAATGTTGTCCCAGGTTTCCCTGAATGACCCG